In Rhinolophus sinicus isolate RSC01 chromosome X, ASM3656204v1, whole genome shotgun sequence, a single genomic region encodes these proteins:
- the EGFL6 gene encoding epidermal growth factor-like protein 6 isoform X4 — translation MPPFWALALPLLLPWVAGGLGNASSPSDHGLSAPALQPGVCRYGTKLACCYGWRKSSKGVCEATCEPGCKFGECVGPNKCRCFPGYTGKTCSQDVNECGVKPRPCQHRCVNTHGTYKCFCLSGHMLMPDATCANLRTCAMTSCQYGCEDTEEGPRCLCPSSGLRLASNGRVCLDIDECASGKAVCPYNRRCVNTFGNYYCKCHVGFELKYISGRYDCIDINECAVNIHTCSLYANCLNTQGSFKCKCKQGYKGSGLQCSLIPEKSVKEVVRAPGTIKDRIKKLLAHKNSMKKKVTIKNVITEPAGTLSPKVNLRPFDPEESVSRDASSTGEKKGNEERKNKGLEEEKRDKTALKNHVEQEQSLRGDVFFPKVHGADEYGLVLVQRKAITSRLERKADLNISVDCSFDHGVCDWKQDIEDDFDWNPADRDNALGYYMAVPALAGHKKDVGRLRLLLPDLQPQSNFCLLFHYRLAGDKIIFEAERGKGKTGEIAVDGVLLVSGLCPGSLLSVDG, via the exons TCCAAGCGATCACGGGTTGTCGGCACCAGCTCTCCAGCCTGGGGTCTGTCGCTATGGAACCAAACTGGCCTGCTGCTATGGCTGGAGGAAGAGCAGCAAGGGAGTCTGTGAAG CTACGTGTGAACCTGGATGCAAGTTTGGGGAGTGTGTGGGACCAAACAAATGTAGATGCTTCCCAGGATACACCGGGAAAACCTGCAGTCAAG ATGTGAATGAGTGTGGAGTGAAGCCCCGGCCATGCCAACATAGGTGTGTGAACACTCATGGGACCTACAAGTGCTTTTGCCTCAGCGGCCACATGCTCATGCCAGACGCCACGTGTGCCA ACTTGAGAACATGTGCCATGACAAGCTGCCAGTACGGCTGTGAAGACACGGAGGAAGGGCCACGGTGTCTGTGTCCGTCCTCGGGACTCCGCCTGGCCTCAAACGGAAGAGTTTGTTTGG ACATTGACGAATGTGCCTCTGGTAAAGCCGTCTGCCCCTACAACCGAAGGTGTGTGAACACATTTGGAAACTACTACTGCAAATGTCATGTTGGTTTTGAGCTGAAATATATCAGTGGCCGATATGACTGTATAG ACATAAATGAATGTGCTGTGAATATCCACACATGCAGCCTCTACGCCAATTGCCTCAATACCCAAGGATCCTTCAAATGCAAGTGCAAGCAGGGATATAAAGGCAGTGGACTTCAGTGTTCTC ttattcCTGAGAAGTCTGTGAAGGAAGTCGTCAGAGCACCTGGTACCATCAAAGACAGAATCAAGAAGTTGCTTGCTCACAAAAACAGCATGAAAAAGAAGGTAACAATTAAAAATGTCATCACAGAACCTGCTGGGACTCTGAGCCCTAAAGTTAACTTGCGGCCCTTCGACCCTGAAGAGAGCGTTTCCAGAGATGCGAGCTCtactggagaaaaaaaagggaatgaagaaagaaagaacaaggggctggaggaagagaaaagagacaagaCAGCCCTGAAGAACCATGTGGAACAGGAGCAAAGCCTTCGAGGAGATGTGTTTT TCCCTAAGGTGCATGGAGCAGATGAATATGGTCTGGTTCTGGTCCAAAGAAAAGCTATAACATCCAGACTGGAACGCAAAG CAGATTTAAACATCTCAGTTGACTGCAGCTTTGACCATGGGGTCTGTGACTGGAAACAGGATATAGAAGATGATTTTGACTGGAATCCTGCTGATCGAGATAATG cTCTCGGCTACTATATGGCAGTTCCAGCCCTGGCAGGCCATAAGAAGGACGTTGGCCGATTGAGACTTCTCCTCCCTGACTTGCAGCCCCAAAGCAACTTCTGTTTGCTCTTTCATTACCGGCTGGCTGGAGACAAA ATCATTTTTGAAGCCGAACGTGGCAAAGGCAAAACTGGAGAAATTGCAGTGGACGGCGTCTTGCTGGTGTCAGGCTTATGTCCAGGCAGCCTTTTATCTGTGGATGGTTGA
- the EGFL6 gene encoding epidermal growth factor-like protein 6 isoform X2, with protein sequence MPPFWALALPLLLPWVAGGLGNASSPSDHGLSAPALQPGVCRYGTKLACCYGWRKSSKGVCEATCEPGCKFGECVGPNKCRCFPGYTGKTCSQDVNECGVKPRPCQHRCVNTHGTYKCFCLSGHMLMPDATCANLRTCAMTSCQYGCEDTEEGPRCLCPSSGLRLASNGRVCLDIDECASGKAVCPYNRRCVNTFGNYYCKCHVGFELKYISGRYDCIDINECAVNIHTCSLYANCLNTQGSFKCKCKQGYKGSGLQCSLIPEKSVKEVVRAPGTIKDRIKKLLAHKNSMKKKVTIKNVITEPAGTLSPKVNLRPFDPEESVSRDASSTGEKKGNEERKNKGLEEEKRDKTALKNHVEQEQSLRGDVFFPKVHGADEYGLVLVQRKAITSRLERKDLNISVDCSFDHGVCDWKQDIEDDFDWNPADRDNALGYYMAVPALAGHKKDVGRLRLLLPDLQPQSNFCLLFHYRLAGDKVGKLRVFVKNSNNVLAWEESTSEDEMWRTGKIQLYQGIDTNETIIFEAERGKGKTGEIAVDGVLLVSGLCPGSLLSVDG encoded by the exons TCCAAGCGATCACGGGTTGTCGGCACCAGCTCTCCAGCCTGGGGTCTGTCGCTATGGAACCAAACTGGCCTGCTGCTATGGCTGGAGGAAGAGCAGCAAGGGAGTCTGTGAAG CTACGTGTGAACCTGGATGCAAGTTTGGGGAGTGTGTGGGACCAAACAAATGTAGATGCTTCCCAGGATACACCGGGAAAACCTGCAGTCAAG ATGTGAATGAGTGTGGAGTGAAGCCCCGGCCATGCCAACATAGGTGTGTGAACACTCATGGGACCTACAAGTGCTTTTGCCTCAGCGGCCACATGCTCATGCCAGACGCCACGTGTGCCA ACTTGAGAACATGTGCCATGACAAGCTGCCAGTACGGCTGTGAAGACACGGAGGAAGGGCCACGGTGTCTGTGTCCGTCCTCGGGACTCCGCCTGGCCTCAAACGGAAGAGTTTGTTTGG ACATTGACGAATGTGCCTCTGGTAAAGCCGTCTGCCCCTACAACCGAAGGTGTGTGAACACATTTGGAAACTACTACTGCAAATGTCATGTTGGTTTTGAGCTGAAATATATCAGTGGCCGATATGACTGTATAG ACATAAATGAATGTGCTGTGAATATCCACACATGCAGCCTCTACGCCAATTGCCTCAATACCCAAGGATCCTTCAAATGCAAGTGCAAGCAGGGATATAAAGGCAGTGGACTTCAGTGTTCTC ttattcCTGAGAAGTCTGTGAAGGAAGTCGTCAGAGCACCTGGTACCATCAAAGACAGAATCAAGAAGTTGCTTGCTCACAAAAACAGCATGAAAAAGAAGGTAACAATTAAAAATGTCATCACAGAACCTGCTGGGACTCTGAGCCCTAAAGTTAACTTGCGGCCCTTCGACCCTGAAGAGAGCGTTTCCAGAGATGCGAGCTCtactggagaaaaaaaagggaatgaagaaagaaagaacaaggggctggaggaagagaaaagagacaagaCAGCCCTGAAGAACCATGTGGAACAGGAGCAAAGCCTTCGAGGAGATGTGTTTT TCCCTAAGGTGCATGGAGCAGATGAATATGGTCTGGTTCTGGTCCAAAGAAAAGCTATAACATCCAGACTGGAACGCAAAG ATTTAAACATCTCAGTTGACTGCAGCTTTGACCATGGGGTCTGTGACTGGAAACAGGATATAGAAGATGATTTTGACTGGAATCCTGCTGATCGAGATAATG cTCTCGGCTACTATATGGCAGTTCCAGCCCTGGCAGGCCATAAGAAGGACGTTGGCCGATTGAGACTTCTCCTCCCTGACTTGCAGCCCCAAAGCAACTTCTGTTTGCTCTTTCATTACCGGCTGGCTGGAGACAAAGTAGGGAAACTTCGAGTGTTTGTGAAAAACAGTAACAATGTCCTGGCATGGGAGGAGAGCACGAGTGAGGATGAAATGTGGAGGACGGGGAAAATTCAGTTGTATCAAGGGATTGACACTAACGAAACT ATCATTTTTGAAGCCGAACGTGGCAAAGGCAAAACTGGAGAAATTGCAGTGGACGGCGTCTTGCTGGTGTCAGGCTTATGTCCAGGCAGCCTTTTATCTGTGGATGGTTGA
- the EGFL6 gene encoding epidermal growth factor-like protein 6 isoform X3, with translation MPPFWALALPLLLPWVAGGLGNASSPSDHGLSAPALQPGVCRYGTKLACCYGWRKSSKGVCEATCEPGCKFGECVGPNKCRCFPGYTGKTCSQDLRTCAMTSCQYGCEDTEEGPRCLCPSSGLRLASNGRVCLDIDECASGKAVCPYNRRCVNTFGNYYCKCHVGFELKYISGRYDCIDINECAVNIHTCSLYANCLNTQGSFKCKCKQGYKGSGLQCSLIPEKSVKEVVRAPGTIKDRIKKLLAHKNSMKKKVTIKNVITEPAGTLSPKVNLRPFDPEESVSRDASSTGEKKGNEERKNKGLEEEKRDKTALKNHVEQEQSLRGDVFFPKVHGADEYGLVLVQRKAITSRLERKADLNISVDCSFDHGVCDWKQDIEDDFDWNPADRDNALGYYMAVPALAGHKKDVGRLRLLLPDLQPQSNFCLLFHYRLAGDKVGKLRVFVKNSNNVLAWEESTSEDEMWRTGKIQLYQGIDTNETIIFEAERGKGKTGEIAVDGVLLVSGLCPGSLLSVDG, from the exons TCCAAGCGATCACGGGTTGTCGGCACCAGCTCTCCAGCCTGGGGTCTGTCGCTATGGAACCAAACTGGCCTGCTGCTATGGCTGGAGGAAGAGCAGCAAGGGAGTCTGTGAAG CTACGTGTGAACCTGGATGCAAGTTTGGGGAGTGTGTGGGACCAAACAAATGTAGATGCTTCCCAGGATACACCGGGAAAACCTGCAGTCAAG ACTTGAGAACATGTGCCATGACAAGCTGCCAGTACGGCTGTGAAGACACGGAGGAAGGGCCACGGTGTCTGTGTCCGTCCTCGGGACTCCGCCTGGCCTCAAACGGAAGAGTTTGTTTGG ACATTGACGAATGTGCCTCTGGTAAAGCCGTCTGCCCCTACAACCGAAGGTGTGTGAACACATTTGGAAACTACTACTGCAAATGTCATGTTGGTTTTGAGCTGAAATATATCAGTGGCCGATATGACTGTATAG ACATAAATGAATGTGCTGTGAATATCCACACATGCAGCCTCTACGCCAATTGCCTCAATACCCAAGGATCCTTCAAATGCAAGTGCAAGCAGGGATATAAAGGCAGTGGACTTCAGTGTTCTC ttattcCTGAGAAGTCTGTGAAGGAAGTCGTCAGAGCACCTGGTACCATCAAAGACAGAATCAAGAAGTTGCTTGCTCACAAAAACAGCATGAAAAAGAAGGTAACAATTAAAAATGTCATCACAGAACCTGCTGGGACTCTGAGCCCTAAAGTTAACTTGCGGCCCTTCGACCCTGAAGAGAGCGTTTCCAGAGATGCGAGCTCtactggagaaaaaaaagggaatgaagaaagaaagaacaaggggctggaggaagagaaaagagacaagaCAGCCCTGAAGAACCATGTGGAACAGGAGCAAAGCCTTCGAGGAGATGTGTTTT TCCCTAAGGTGCATGGAGCAGATGAATATGGTCTGGTTCTGGTCCAAAGAAAAGCTATAACATCCAGACTGGAACGCAAAG CAGATTTAAACATCTCAGTTGACTGCAGCTTTGACCATGGGGTCTGTGACTGGAAACAGGATATAGAAGATGATTTTGACTGGAATCCTGCTGATCGAGATAATG cTCTCGGCTACTATATGGCAGTTCCAGCCCTGGCAGGCCATAAGAAGGACGTTGGCCGATTGAGACTTCTCCTCCCTGACTTGCAGCCCCAAAGCAACTTCTGTTTGCTCTTTCATTACCGGCTGGCTGGAGACAAAGTAGGGAAACTTCGAGTGTTTGTGAAAAACAGTAACAATGTCCTGGCATGGGAGGAGAGCACGAGTGAGGATGAAATGTGGAGGACGGGGAAAATTCAGTTGTATCAAGGGATTGACACTAACGAAACT ATCATTTTTGAAGCCGAACGTGGCAAAGGCAAAACTGGAGAAATTGCAGTGGACGGCGTCTTGCTGGTGTCAGGCTTATGTCCAGGCAGCCTTTTATCTGTGGATGGTTGA
- the EGFL6 gene encoding epidermal growth factor-like protein 6 isoform X1, giving the protein MPPFWALALPLLLPWVAGGLGNASSPSDHGLSAPALQPGVCRYGTKLACCYGWRKSSKGVCEATCEPGCKFGECVGPNKCRCFPGYTGKTCSQDVNECGVKPRPCQHRCVNTHGTYKCFCLSGHMLMPDATCANLRTCAMTSCQYGCEDTEEGPRCLCPSSGLRLASNGRVCLDIDECASGKAVCPYNRRCVNTFGNYYCKCHVGFELKYISGRYDCIDINECAVNIHTCSLYANCLNTQGSFKCKCKQGYKGSGLQCSLIPEKSVKEVVRAPGTIKDRIKKLLAHKNSMKKKVTIKNVITEPAGTLSPKVNLRPFDPEESVSRDASSTGEKKGNEERKNKGLEEEKRDKTALKNHVEQEQSLRGDVFFPKVHGADEYGLVLVQRKAITSRLERKADLNISVDCSFDHGVCDWKQDIEDDFDWNPADRDNALGYYMAVPALAGHKKDVGRLRLLLPDLQPQSNFCLLFHYRLAGDKVGKLRVFVKNSNNVLAWEESTSEDEMWRTGKIQLYQGIDTNETIIFEAERGKGKTGEIAVDGVLLVSGLCPGSLLSVDG; this is encoded by the exons TCCAAGCGATCACGGGTTGTCGGCACCAGCTCTCCAGCCTGGGGTCTGTCGCTATGGAACCAAACTGGCCTGCTGCTATGGCTGGAGGAAGAGCAGCAAGGGAGTCTGTGAAG CTACGTGTGAACCTGGATGCAAGTTTGGGGAGTGTGTGGGACCAAACAAATGTAGATGCTTCCCAGGATACACCGGGAAAACCTGCAGTCAAG ATGTGAATGAGTGTGGAGTGAAGCCCCGGCCATGCCAACATAGGTGTGTGAACACTCATGGGACCTACAAGTGCTTTTGCCTCAGCGGCCACATGCTCATGCCAGACGCCACGTGTGCCA ACTTGAGAACATGTGCCATGACAAGCTGCCAGTACGGCTGTGAAGACACGGAGGAAGGGCCACGGTGTCTGTGTCCGTCCTCGGGACTCCGCCTGGCCTCAAACGGAAGAGTTTGTTTGG ACATTGACGAATGTGCCTCTGGTAAAGCCGTCTGCCCCTACAACCGAAGGTGTGTGAACACATTTGGAAACTACTACTGCAAATGTCATGTTGGTTTTGAGCTGAAATATATCAGTGGCCGATATGACTGTATAG ACATAAATGAATGTGCTGTGAATATCCACACATGCAGCCTCTACGCCAATTGCCTCAATACCCAAGGATCCTTCAAATGCAAGTGCAAGCAGGGATATAAAGGCAGTGGACTTCAGTGTTCTC ttattcCTGAGAAGTCTGTGAAGGAAGTCGTCAGAGCACCTGGTACCATCAAAGACAGAATCAAGAAGTTGCTTGCTCACAAAAACAGCATGAAAAAGAAGGTAACAATTAAAAATGTCATCACAGAACCTGCTGGGACTCTGAGCCCTAAAGTTAACTTGCGGCCCTTCGACCCTGAAGAGAGCGTTTCCAGAGATGCGAGCTCtactggagaaaaaaaagggaatgaagaaagaaagaacaaggggctggaggaagagaaaagagacaagaCAGCCCTGAAGAACCATGTGGAACAGGAGCAAAGCCTTCGAGGAGATGTGTTTT TCCCTAAGGTGCATGGAGCAGATGAATATGGTCTGGTTCTGGTCCAAAGAAAAGCTATAACATCCAGACTGGAACGCAAAG CAGATTTAAACATCTCAGTTGACTGCAGCTTTGACCATGGGGTCTGTGACTGGAAACAGGATATAGAAGATGATTTTGACTGGAATCCTGCTGATCGAGATAATG cTCTCGGCTACTATATGGCAGTTCCAGCCCTGGCAGGCCATAAGAAGGACGTTGGCCGATTGAGACTTCTCCTCCCTGACTTGCAGCCCCAAAGCAACTTCTGTTTGCTCTTTCATTACCGGCTGGCTGGAGACAAAGTAGGGAAACTTCGAGTGTTTGTGAAAAACAGTAACAATGTCCTGGCATGGGAGGAGAGCACGAGTGAGGATGAAATGTGGAGGACGGGGAAAATTCAGTTGTATCAAGGGATTGACACTAACGAAACT ATCATTTTTGAAGCCGAACGTGGCAAAGGCAAAACTGGAGAAATTGCAGTGGACGGCGTCTTGCTGGTGTCAGGCTTATGTCCAGGCAGCCTTTTATCTGTGGATGGTTGA